The following proteins come from a genomic window of Pseudomonas putida:
- a CDS encoding tyrosine-protein phosphatase gives MLQRLFCSLSLLTLAISAAHAADALDTPHLAGIDNFRDIAGTTSAYGTSHDGVMRTGVFYRTNALTPTAADLAVLNGLGISDVYDLRTASEIAATPDTLPAGASYTNIDIIGSTTSGSNITDISFTSAAQARAMMQETNRAFVSDAGMRGQFSVLFNELASADGAALFHCTAGKDRTGWTAAVLLSIAGVDDATIMNNYLATNEYTAARVAATLAAMPASMAEVYAPLLGVEASYLQAGLDEVTAAYGSMDNYLKQGLGLTQETIYVLRGKMVRYGTLPGEAGLVGNAAAGAQLLRQLQDTSLSGTYSAYNYYLQSAIDAGTLGGVESTVGGQVHADAASYLLRLGVMIDSAAAPFADGTDLKVGQSRLWSSTLAGYLGTDGSSSVASSNEHSQGLMIGMTQRFSEQLSAHAGFGYSSGNVGGAGGEVDTDLTFLSLGARFAPGGLEQGLFIDTDASAGYLDYSSRRDLTGGLGTAKGDSHGTLAGASLAMGYRLNTNRVVLEPSLGVRISRVDVAGFTEKGSELALEVDNLQQTRRSATANLKASFVPFAMGRWQLVPSVQVGYEHALGDHEVESEGHLLGLDIEQRAAFDDRDQFNAGVSLMANLGALSVGADLSALGGGDSHGASGSLKARYAF, from the coding sequence GTGCTGCAACGTCTGTTCTGCTCCCTGTCCCTGCTCACACTCGCAATCTCCGCCGCCCACGCCGCCGATGCGCTCGATACGCCGCACCTGGCTGGCATTGACAATTTCCGCGACATCGCCGGCACCACATCGGCCTACGGCACAAGCCACGACGGGGTGATGCGCACCGGTGTGTTCTATCGTACCAATGCCCTGACCCCGACTGCCGCCGACCTTGCCGTGCTCAACGGCCTTGGCATAAGCGATGTATACGACCTGCGCACCGCAAGCGAAATCGCCGCCACGCCCGATACCCTGCCCGCCGGCGCCAGCTATACCAACATCGACATCATCGGCAGCACCACCTCGGGCTCGAACATCACCGACATCTCGTTCACCAGCGCTGCCCAGGCACGCGCCATGATGCAGGAGACCAACCGCGCCTTCGTCAGCGATGCCGGCATGCGTGGGCAATTCTCGGTGCTGTTCAACGAACTGGCCAGTGCCGACGGCGCCGCATTGTTCCACTGCACCGCCGGCAAGGACCGTACGGGCTGGACCGCCGCCGTGTTACTGAGCATCGCCGGTGTAGACGACGCGACAATCATGAACAACTACCTGGCCACCAATGAGTACACCGCCGCCCGTGTGGCCGCCACATTGGCAGCCATGCCGGCCAGCATGGCCGAAGTCTACGCCCCACTGCTGGGCGTAGAGGCCAGTTACCTGCAGGCCGGCCTGGATGAAGTTACGGCCGCATATGGCAGCATGGACAACTACCTCAAGCAAGGCCTGGGGCTTACCCAGGAAACGATCTATGTGCTGCGCGGCAAAATGGTGCGTTACGGCACGCTACCCGGTGAAGCTGGCCTGGTCGGTAACGCCGCAGCAGGCGCGCAACTGCTGCGCCAACTGCAGGACACGTCGCTGTCAGGCACCTACAGCGCCTACAACTACTACCTGCAGTCGGCCATCGATGCCGGCACGCTGGGCGGCGTGGAGTCCACTGTGGGTGGCCAGGTTCATGCCGATGCCGCCAGCTACCTGCTGCGCCTGGGCGTCATGATCGACAGCGCCGCAGCACCTTTCGCCGACGGTACCGACCTGAAGGTTGGCCAGTCGCGCCTGTGGAGCAGCACCCTGGCCGGTTATCTGGGCACCGACGGCTCGTCCAGTGTCGCCAGCAGCAACGAACACAGCCAAGGCCTGATGATCGGCATGACACAGCGTTTCTCCGAGCAGCTCAGCGCCCACGCAGGTTTCGGCTACAGCAGCGGTAACGTTGGCGGCGCAGGCGGCGAGGTTGACACGGACCTGACGTTCCTGAGCCTGGGCGCCCGTTTCGCTCCGGGCGGCCTGGAACAAGGCCTGTTCATCGACACAGATGCCAGCGCCGGCTACCTCGACTATTCCAGCAGGCGTGATCTGACAGGTGGCCTGGGTACGGCCAAGGGCGACAGCCACGGTACCCTGGCCGGTGCCAGCCTGGCCATGGGCTATCGCCTGAACACAAACCGCGTGGTGCTGGAACCGAGCCTGGGTGTACGCATAAGTCGCGTGGACGTGGCCGGGTTTACCGAAAAAGGCAGCGAACTGGCGCTAGAGGTGGACAACCTGCAGCAGACGCGCCGTAGCGCGACCGCCAATCTCAAGGCGTCTTTCGTGCCGTTTGCCATGGGCCGTTGGCAACTGGTACCCAGCGTGCAAGTGGGCTATGAGCATGCACTGGGCGACCACGAGGTGGAAAGCGAGGGCCACTTGCTGGGGCTGGACATCGAACAGCGAGCCGCCTTCGACGATCGTGACCAGTTCAACGCTGGCGTGAGCCTGATGGCCAACCTTGGCGCGCTGAGTGTTGGCGCCGATCTGTCAGCATTGGGCGGTGGTGACAGCCACGGGGCTAGTGGCAGCCTCAAGGCCAGATACGCGTTCTGA
- a CDS encoding DUF1348 family protein, translating to MSRPPLPPFTRESAIEKVRLAEDGWNSRDAAKVSLAYTPDTVWRNRVEFPRGRAEVHAFLTRKWNHELEYRLIKELWAFTDNRIAVRYAYEYHDDSGQWFRAYGNENWEFAADGLMHNRHSSINEHPIAEADRKFRWPLGRRPDDHPGLSELGL from the coding sequence ATGTCCCGCCCTCCATTGCCTCCCTTTACCCGCGAAAGCGCCATCGAAAAAGTCCGCCTGGCCGAGGATGGCTGGAACAGCCGTGACGCGGCCAAGGTATCGCTGGCATACACACCCGATACCGTATGGCGTAACCGTGTCGAGTTCCCCCGGGGGCGTGCCGAGGTTCACGCCTTTCTGACCCGCAAGTGGAACCATGAACTGGAGTACCGACTGATCAAGGAGCTGTGGGCATTCACCGACAACCGCATTGCGGTGCGCTATGCCTACGAGTACCACGACGACAGCGGCCAGTGGTTCCGCGCCTATGGCAACGAAAACTGGGAGTTCGCCGCCGATGGTTTGATGCACAATCGCCACTCGAGCATCAACGAGCACCCTATTGCCGAAGCGGACCGCAAGTTCCGCTGGCCTTTGGGTCGTCGCCCGGACGACCATCCCGGCCTCAGCGAACTGGGGCTCTGA
- a CDS encoding MFS transporter: MSTLSPKRVLFALAIGAFGIGTTEFTPMGLLPVIAQGVDVSIPSAGMLITAYAIGVMVGAPIMTLLFSRFGKRAALMALMAIFTLGNLLSALSPDYYTLLASRLVTSLNHGAFFGLGAVVAASVVPKDKQASAVATMFMGLTIANIGGVPAATWVGQQVGWRMAFAGTAALGLLAMAALWYALPKGERGSVPHVRKELAVIARPNVLLAMATTVLGAGAMFTLYTYVAPVLAELTGASDSFITLGLVLIGVGFTLGNSLGGRLADWSLDGAARIFLGTLALIMLLMPLVLGSHIGAAIALLVWGVFTFAVVPPLQMRVMTAAIEAPGLASSINVGAFNLGNAVGAALGGTVISLDLGYAAVPMAGGVLAATALVLVWLGGRGKAVDKALGAAV, encoded by the coding sequence ATGAGCACGCTTTCCCCAAAACGGGTTCTGTTTGCCCTGGCTATCGGCGCCTTCGGCATCGGCACCACCGAATTCACACCGATGGGTCTGCTGCCGGTGATCGCACAAGGCGTCGATGTCAGCATCCCCAGCGCGGGCATGCTGATCACCGCCTATGCCATCGGCGTAATGGTCGGCGCACCGATCATGACCCTGCTATTCAGCCGCTTTGGCAAACGCGCCGCACTGATGGCGCTGATGGCCATCTTTACCCTCGGCAACCTGCTCTCGGCACTCTCGCCGGACTACTACACATTGCTCGCCTCGCGGCTGGTCACCAGCCTCAACCACGGTGCCTTCTTCGGCCTGGGCGCAGTGGTCGCAGCCAGCGTGGTCCCCAAGGACAAACAAGCCAGTGCCGTGGCAACGATGTTCATGGGCCTGACCATCGCCAATATCGGCGGCGTACCTGCGGCGACCTGGGTCGGCCAGCAGGTCGGCTGGCGCATGGCCTTTGCCGGTACTGCGGCACTCGGGCTGCTGGCCATGGCCGCCCTGTGGTACGCGCTGCCCAAAGGTGAGCGTGGCAGCGTGCCCCACGTGCGCAAAGAGCTGGCGGTCATCGCCCGCCCCAACGTGCTGCTGGCGATGGCTACCACCGTGCTTGGCGCCGGCGCCATGTTCACCCTGTACACCTACGTAGCACCGGTACTGGCTGAACTGACCGGCGCTTCAGACAGCTTCATCACCCTCGGCCTGGTGCTGATCGGTGTCGGTTTCACCCTGGGCAACAGCCTGGGTGGGCGCCTGGCCGACTGGTCGCTGGACGGCGCTGCGCGCATCTTCCTCGGTACACTGGCGCTGATCATGTTGCTGATGCCGCTGGTACTGGGCAGCCACATTGGTGCGGCCATCGCGCTGCTGGTCTGGGGCGTGTTCACCTTCGCCGTAGTGCCGCCCTTGCAGATGCGCGTCATGACTGCCGCCATCGAGGCACCAGGGCTTGCATCGTCGATCAATGTCGGCGCATTCAACCTTGGCAATGCCGTTGGCGCGGCACTGGGTGGCACGGTAATCAGCCTGGACTTGGGCTATGCCGCAGTGCCCATGGCCGGCGGCGTGCTGGCGGCGACGGCCCTGGTGCTGGTATGGCTGGGCGGGCGCGGCAAGGCTGTCGACAAGGCCTTGGGCGCCGCGGTTTAG
- the dkgB gene encoding 2,5-didehydrogluconate reductase DkgB, which translates to MSIPSFGLGTYRLTGQAVIDSVKSALALGYRVIDTAQIYKNEAEVGQAIAESGVPRSELFITTKIWVDNHGADKLVPSLRESLAKLRTDHVDLLLIHWPAPGKGIELAEYMTALAEAKKLGLTRQIGVSNFNIELTRQAIEVVGKGEIATNQVELSPYLQNAKLAAYLKDQGITVTSYMTLAYGKVLKDPVLVEIAAKHKATVAQVALAWAMQLGYAVIPSSTKRENLASNLLACSLRLDADDMARIASLERNGREVSPDGLAPAWD; encoded by the coding sequence ATGAGCATTCCATCTTTCGGCCTTGGCACCTACCGCCTCACCGGCCAGGCCGTCATCGACTCGGTCAAGTCCGCCCTGGCGCTGGGCTACCGCGTCATCGACACCGCGCAGATCTACAAGAACGAAGCCGAGGTAGGCCAAGCCATTGCCGAAAGCGGCGTACCGCGTAGCGAACTGTTCATCACCACCAAGATCTGGGTCGACAACCATGGCGCTGACAAACTGGTCCCCAGCTTGCGCGAGAGCCTGGCCAAGCTGCGCACTGACCACGTCGACCTGCTGCTGATCCACTGGCCAGCCCCAGGCAAGGGCATCGAACTGGCCGAGTACATGACAGCTTTGGCCGAAGCCAAAAAACTCGGCCTGACCCGTCAGATCGGCGTGTCAAACTTCAACATCGAACTCACCCGCCAAGCCATCGAGGTGGTCGGCAAAGGCGAAATCGCCACCAACCAGGTCGAGCTCAGTCCCTACCTGCAAAACGCCAAACTGGCTGCCTACCTCAAGGATCAGGGCATCACCGTCACCTCGTACATGACCCTGGCCTACGGCAAAGTGCTGAAGGACCCGGTGCTGGTCGAGATCGCCGCCAAGCACAAGGCCACGGTCGCCCAGGTGGCCCTGGCCTGGGCCATGCAGCTGGGTTACGCAGTGATCCCCTCCTCCACCAAGCGCGAAAACCTGGCCAGCAACCTGCTCGCCTGCAGCCTGAGACTGGATGCCGACGACATGGCGCGCATCGCCTCGCTCGAGCGCAATGGCCGTGAAGTCAGCCCGGATGGCCTGGCGCCCGCCTGGGACTGA
- a CDS encoding S8/S53 family peptidase, producing the protein MGTFKKRLFALLVIPWFMAAEPASALHIESLAPCESWSGGEPQTWCMQVSGMKGHPVRVVFNGSVLPTSAVSRQGATLRFNLAQGQKVSGPVWVSQGRRSSNAVWLTLRPSRVQSVSREHQVRLSDRVVTALDLVSLIFHEGVDGAAQAQRMARQYGVEIVGAIAPLNVFQVRLPVSDLAARDALVAALKTDPVIVGVVVEDDNPEVPRDPDRVVEPADEDGWVANRFFPAVDLYRQYVASASSNPNPGAVVIGVVEKAVNFDTPDFVSYLRPCSMEQTCLYARHSPQARHGTLVTGLLAAGRQPVDHLGFLSQLGDAGGRFKIIVDRGSLAGVTGRVAASVNMVEDGAHVLNWSWGIHRMGTTNLRGERVETNVRSDLAFKGYEQLLTRFFRWLERNHPNVVVVNSSGNSFSTTDEHLPAGLQSQQLLVVGAHQRTRQDANIREPRFVTMRDSSNIGQRVDITAAACPQRPTSRSRTEGRGACGTSYAAALVTGTVAAMLAVDPALEPRQIRALLRRSALPLAARDEAQRRGIDLTSALTPAEHALAAGSEAEVYARLNMEGALALVIKDRGGAAVVEKHAAKPSVL; encoded by the coding sequence ATGGGCACGTTCAAGAAGCGTCTGTTTGCGTTGTTGGTCATACCGTGGTTCATGGCTGCCGAGCCTGCAAGCGCGTTACACATTGAAAGCCTGGCACCTTGCGAAAGCTGGTCCGGCGGCGAGCCGCAAACATGGTGCATGCAGGTCAGCGGCATGAAGGGACACCCTGTCAGGGTCGTGTTCAATGGCAGTGTCCTGCCCACCAGCGCAGTCAGTCGGCAAGGGGCGACGCTGCGTTTTAACCTCGCGCAGGGGCAAAAGGTCAGTGGTCCGGTTTGGGTGTCTCAAGGACGGCGTAGCAGCAATGCTGTCTGGCTTACCTTGCGGCCAAGCCGCGTGCAGTCCGTGAGCCGCGAGCATCAAGTCCGGCTCTCTGACCGCGTGGTGACAGCTCTGGATCTGGTCAGCCTGATCTTTCATGAAGGGGTCGACGGCGCGGCACAAGCGCAGCGGATGGCCCGCCAGTACGGCGTGGAAATCGTCGGTGCGATTGCGCCGTTAAACGTCTTCCAGGTGCGCCTACCCGTCAGTGATCTGGCCGCACGGGATGCCCTGGTGGCTGCATTGAAGACCGACCCTGTGATTGTCGGTGTGGTCGTGGAGGATGACAACCCTGAAGTGCCACGAGACCCCGATCGGGTGGTGGAACCTGCAGATGAGGACGGTTGGGTCGCCAACCGGTTCTTCCCGGCTGTCGACTTGTATCGGCAGTACGTTGCTAGCGCGTCTTCAAACCCGAATCCGGGTGCCGTGGTAATAGGGGTGGTGGAGAAGGCAGTCAATTTCGATACCCCCGACTTCGTAAGCTACCTCAGGCCATGCAGCATGGAGCAGACTTGCCTTTATGCGCGGCACAGCCCACAAGCAAGGCATGGAACATTGGTCACTGGGCTGCTGGCAGCAGGCCGGCAGCCAGTCGACCATCTGGGCTTTCTGAGCCAGTTGGGGGACGCAGGTGGACGCTTCAAAATCATTGTGGACCGCGGCTCACTCGCCGGCGTGACAGGTCGTGTAGCGGCATCGGTCAACATGGTGGAGGATGGCGCGCACGTGCTCAATTGGAGTTGGGGCATCCACCGCATGGGTACGACCAATCTGCGAGGTGAGCGTGTCGAAACCAATGTGCGGTCTGACTTGGCCTTCAAAGGCTATGAGCAGTTGTTGACGCGATTCTTCAGGTGGCTCGAACGCAACCACCCCAATGTTGTGGTCGTCAACTCTTCCGGTAACAGTTTTTCTACCACCGATGAGCATTTGCCAGCAGGTTTGCAATCGCAACAGCTGCTGGTTGTCGGCGCGCACCAACGTACCAGGCAGGATGCAAACATACGTGAACCGCGCTTCGTGACTATGCGTGATTCCTCCAATATCGGGCAGCGCGTCGATATCACCGCCGCCGCATGCCCCCAACGCCCTACGAGCCGCAGCCGTACAGAAGGCAGGGGGGCCTGTGGTACTTCCTATGCCGCTGCGTTGGTGACCGGTACGGTGGCCGCCATGCTGGCGGTAGATCCTGCGCTGGAGCCCAGGCAGATACGGGCACTGTTGCGCAGAAGCGCCTTGCCGCTGGCGGCCCGAGATGAAGCGCAACGCCGGGGTATTGATCTGACCTCTGCGCTCACACCCGCCGAGCACGCGTTGGCAGCAGGCAGCGAGGCAGAGGTGTATGCACGGCTCAATATGGAGGGGGCCTTGGCACTTGTCATCAAGGATCGGGGCGGTGCCGCTGTGGTTGAAAAGCATGCTGCAAAGCCGTCAGTGCTGTGA